One stretch of Oculatellaceae cyanobacterium DNA includes these proteins:
- a CDS encoding DUF2786 domain-containing protein produces the protein MIDKNIIEKINKLLALASSSNENEAAVAAKKASLLLAQYNLSLADLGSDDLTDITELVVETNTRFISWKMLLLCGIAEANGCQAFRNNYNGNMRLIGSHASLIVCQNMYEYLSKTIDRRAKYRQGRGRAYLNAFRVGCATRLSQRLAEQRAEMENNGIAGNSETTQTPAIVVRSMFEKSEAAVAEYLKQQGFRIKTKSAQLSSESGFNSGYKAGDQISLNKQISRSDQMKKLPNALI, from the coding sequence ATGATTGATAAAAATATTATTGAAAAAATTAATAAGCTTTTAGCACTAGCAAGTTCTTCAAATGAAAATGAAGCGGCGGTAGCTGCTAAAAAAGCCTCGCTATTACTAGCGCAGTACAATTTGAGTTTAGCTGATTTAGGTAGTGATGACTTAACCGATATTACTGAATTAGTTGTTGAAACTAATACAAGATTTATTAGCTGGAAAATGTTGCTGTTGTGTGGTATTGCTGAAGCCAATGGTTGTCAAGCATTTCGCAATAATTATAATGGTAATATGAGATTGATTGGTAGTCATGCCAGCTTAATAGTTTGCCAAAATATGTATGAATACTTAAGCAAAACAATTGATCGACGTGCGAAGTATCGTCAGGGGAGAGGACGCGCTTACCTCAACGCTTTTCGTGTCGGATGTGCAACCAGATTAAGTCAAAGATTGGCAGAACAAAGAGCAGAAATGGAAAATAATGGCATTGCTGGTAATAGTGAAACAACGCAAACCCCAGCTATTGTAGTACGCTCTATGTTTGAAAAAAGTGAGGCAGCCGTTGCAGAATATTTAAAACAGCAAGGATTTAGAATTAAAACTAAATCGGCTCAACTCAGTAGTGAGTCAGGATTTAATTCTGGCTATAAAGCAGGCGATCAAATTAGCTTAAATAAACAAATTTCGAGGAGTGATCAAATGAAAAAATTGCCAAATGCTCTGATTTAA
- a CDS encoding L,D-transpeptidase, which translates to MESTKSAVLASKTIKLAKFTTLRKWSIWSLISAMPIALSACFYSNDNTQNKENIIDANTLLNPTFVRKDVKTSSTQNQSYSILIHRADKRLEVFDSQGVRLWNTAIGIGAGGLKEKKNMADLITPTGNLTVDLILYKKPEYNKIARNNVERFAKNALFSDFVTEQQGLAKLYKNMISLDFDGNGSPDRAYGDGYIGLTSNTVITGPKMSTFQGKPYWFSIALHGTPQPKNIGQANSGGCVHLDSTSLQQLIEKGWIKLGTSVKIIN; encoded by the coding sequence ATGGAAAGCACTAAATCCGCGGTGTTGGCATCAAAAACCATCAAGTTAGCTAAATTCACAACACTTCGTAAATGGTCAATTTGGAGTTTAATTAGCGCGATGCCAATAGCACTTTCTGCTTGCTTTTACTCAAACGACAACACCCAAAATAAAGAAAATATCATTGATGCCAATACCTTACTAAATCCAACTTTTGTTAGGAAGGATGTCAAAACCTCTTCCACTCAAAATCAAAGTTACTCTATTTTGATTCATCGTGCGGATAAGCGATTGGAGGTTTTTGATAGCCAGGGGGTACGGTTATGGAATACAGCTATCGGTATTGGCGCAGGAGGATTGAAGGAAAAAAAGAATATGGCTGATTTAATCACTCCTACAGGTAATTTGACTGTAGATCTGATTCTTTATAAAAAACCCGAATATAACAAGATTGCTCGAAATAATGTGGAACGCTTTGCCAAAAATGCTTTATTTAGTGATTTCGTTACCGAGCAACAGGGTTTAGCTAAATTATACAAAAATATGATTAGCCTAGATTTTGATGGCAATGGCAGTCCAGATAGAGCCTATGGTGATGGATATATTGGACTGACATCAAATACAGTTATTACTGGCCCAAAGATGAGTACGTTTCAAGGAAAACCCTATTGGTTTTCTATAGCACTTCATGGTACTCCACAGCCTAAAAATATTGGTCAAGCTAACTCTGGTGGCTGCGTTCATCTCGATTCAACATCACTGCAACAATTAATTGAGAAGGGATGGATAAAACTTGGTACGAGTGTGAAAATTATTAATTAG
- a CDS encoding MFS transporter, translated as MPDCHQQIKGEHSSRLGLIVAFYAFIAIGIAEGGLGVLLPSIMLSFHLTPATVTWLFLSQIAGYIVAAFSSSLLSNQIGLARMLLLASTLLSAALIIYASTPIWAVMAIAGTVLGLGIGLIDAGINTYIVNDARHSHFIGVLHGFYGTGALLGPAIATTLLGIHLHWRIVYFVFASAVGLLAVALVWVIKINYQPLTHQVTVSAGDARANLRTALGTPSVLLSGLLLLVYVGTEVAIGNWAYSVQTISRHTPLIIAGYTVSAYWMGLTVGRMGMGYAIKHFGTVRLLDLSLTLLTIGLLCWWLLPEQVLSLPLLGLSLAAIFPTTMLLVPQRVAMPLVPATIGFLSSVASFGAATIPTGLGFLANWAGLAIIPIMMLPLAVLMMLLHRCLVCHPLKNL; from the coding sequence ATGCCTGACTGCCATCAACAAATAAAGGGCGAACATTCTTCTCGGTTGGGTCTAATTGTAGCGTTTTATGCTTTTATCGCTATTGGAATAGCAGAAGGCGGATTGGGTGTTCTACTACCTTCGATTATGCTCTCCTTCCATTTGACTCCTGCAACAGTAACATGGCTATTTTTGAGTCAGATTGCAGGGTATATTGTGGCGGCATTTAGTAGCAGCCTTCTTAGTAATCAGATAGGGTTAGCTCGAATGTTGCTGCTGGCATCAACTTTATTGAGTGCAGCTTTAATCATTTACGCCAGTACACCAATTTGGGCGGTTATGGCGATCGCTGGTACAGTTTTGGGATTGGGAATAGGTTTAATTGATGCAGGTATTAATACTTATATTGTCAATGATGCTCGTCACTCCCACTTCATTGGAGTATTGCATGGTTTTTATGGTACAGGAGCATTACTTGGCCCGGCTATAGCTACAACTTTATTAGGAATACATCTGCATTGGCGCATAGTCTATTTTGTGTTTGCCAGCGCGGTCGGATTGTTAGCGGTGGCTTTAGTTTGGGTAATTAAAATAAATTACCAACCTCTTACCCACCAAGTAACTGTATCTGCTGGAGATGCCAGGGCGAATCTGCGTACTGCCCTTGGCACACCTAGTGTATTATTATCAGGTTTATTGTTACTGGTTTATGTCGGAACTGAGGTAGCTATTGGCAACTGGGCTTATAGTGTTCAGACTATCAGTCGTCACACGCCCCTAATCATCGCGGGTTACACCGTTAGTGCTTATTGGATGGGGTTGACAGTTGGGCGGATGGGAATGGGATATGCGATTAAACATTTCGGAACTGTTCGTCTGCTAGACTTGTCGCTAACTTTGCTAACCATCGGTTTACTATGTTGGTGGTTACTACCAGAACAAGTTTTGAGCCTGCCTCTACTGGGATTGTCTCTGGCGGCTATCTTTCCCACTACTATGTTGCTAGTGCCACAACGGGTAGCTATGCCTTTAGTACCAGCCACAATTGGCTTTCTTAGTAGTGTTGCCAGTTTCGGTGCAGCGACCATTCCCACTGGTCTTGGCTTTTTGGCTAACTGGGCAGGTTTGGCGATTATTCCAATCATGATGTTGCCCCTAGCAGTGTTAATGATGCTATTACATCGCTGCTTGGTATGCCATCCACTCAAAAATTTATAG
- a CDS encoding LysE family translocator — protein MPIQSRMTLSSIVALFGAMVVLASIPSVSVVAVSTRAATSGFIHGVFTTIGIVVGDIVFIMIAIGGLSLLAETMGNLFVLIKYLGGVYLIVLGVGLCRSKSKNVETQSVVKSSKLSSFMSGLLITLGDQKATLFYLGFFPAFVDISQLFYVDIIIIITITIVAVGGVKLAYAFMAHRARLLISSQVTKRINIAAGGVMIAVGAFLVIKG, from the coding sequence ATGCCTATACAAAGCCGTATGACATTGAGCAGCATTGTCGCATTATTCGGTGCAATGGTTGTTTTGGCTTCTATTCCTAGTGTGAGTGTAGTTGCAGTCTCTACCAGAGCAGCTACATCTGGATTTATTCATGGTGTTTTCACAACTATAGGGATAGTAGTTGGTGACATTGTTTTCATCATGATAGCCATAGGGGGTTTATCGCTGCTTGCTGAAACAATGGGAAACTTATTTGTCCTCATCAAATACCTGGGTGGGGTTTATCTAATTGTTTTGGGAGTAGGGCTATGTAGGTCAAAATCCAAGAATGTCGAGACACAATCAGTTGTTAAATCGTCTAAGTTGTCTAGTTTTATGAGTGGACTATTGATTACCTTGGGTGATCAAAAAGCAACCTTATTTTATCTAGGTTTTTTTCCAGCTTTTGTTGATATTTCTCAACTATTTTATGTTGATATCATAATCATTATCACCATTACTATAGTGGCTGTAGGCGGTGTCAAACTTGCTTATGCCTTCATGGCTCATAGAGCTAGATTATTGATTAGTTCGCAAGTCACAAAAAGAATAAACATTGCTGCTGGTGGCGTAATGATTGCTGTTGGAGCATTTTTAGTAATAAAAGGTTAA
- a CDS encoding ATP-binding protein, protein MICTIFQLIQSPDNDLFVPFISANCLSLLELPPEVIKIDSTQISRLVHPDDLDSYKISLLAAVAKCQPWNWEGRIITQSGFIKSLQAAAYPETLPEGSIIWNGWLVDITERQPKDLASQQSLEKFAIAFRSSPDAITISTLQEGSYLEVNNTFLRTIGYNRSEVIGKTSLELNLWVNPQDRVKLQQLLQSQGSVRNFECLFRHQSGEILVALVSAEIIEFDNIKYLLAVTTDITERKRAEAELATLYQQVQLLNVNLEQQVAERTHQLQQKCCEVQELSRRKEVLLHTVSHEMRTSIMGTSMLLNNFMKNPSDNINLPRSFIERMIKANESQLRMIESLISIHPTENPEKFLSAKRIEFKPLIETIIKDLEPHLHKNQATVSNLIGIDLPLVMVDPNQMQQVFENLFTYSFKYNPPGLNFTLNAQVESGMMRCTIEDNGVGMTKLECDRLFDLYIRDPQSRCSTGIGIKLYLCKQIITAHAGEIGAISRPQAGTTIWFTLPLATPSNPITSSKY, encoded by the coding sequence ATGATATGTACAATCTTTCAACTCATACAATCTCCTGATAATGATTTATTTGTACCTTTTATTAGTGCTAACTGCCTTTCATTATTAGAGTTGCCGCCAGAAGTAATAAAAATAGATTCAACTCAAATATCGCGCCTGGTTCATCCAGATGACCTTGATAGCTACAAGATCTCGCTATTAGCGGCTGTAGCAAAATGCCAACCTTGGAATTGGGAAGGTCGTATCATTACCCAATCTGGTTTCATCAAGTCGCTGCAAGCTGCTGCTTACCCAGAAACTCTTCCAGAAGGAAGTATAATCTGGAATGGTTGGCTAGTAGATATTACTGAACGTCAACCCAAAGATTTAGCATCACAACAATCATTAGAAAAATTTGCTATTGCTTTTCGTTCTAGTCCTGATGCCATTACTATTAGCACTCTTCAAGAAGGGTCTTATTTAGAAGTTAATAATACTTTTCTTCGCACTATTGGTTATAACCGTTCAGAAGTAATTGGTAAAACTTCTCTAGAATTGAATCTTTGGGTTAATCCGCAAGATCGTGTTAAACTGCAACAGTTATTGCAGTCACAAGGCAGCGTCCGCAATTTTGAATGTTTATTTCGTCATCAATCAGGTGAGATTTTAGTAGCGCTGGTTTCCGCAGAAATTATTGAATTTGATAACATTAAATATTTATTAGCCGTTACTACAGATATTACTGAACGCAAACGTGCTGAAGCAGAATTAGCTACACTTTATCAACAGGTACAACTTCTCAATGTGAATTTAGAGCAACAAGTAGCAGAACGCACACATCAATTACAGCAAAAATGTTGTGAAGTGCAAGAACTAAGTCGCCGCAAAGAAGTTCTTTTACATACAGTTTCCCACGAAATGCGTACTTCAATAATGGGAACATCAATGTTACTGAATAATTTTATGAAAAACCCTAGCGATAATATTAATCTACCGCGTTCTTTTATCGAGCGTATGATTAAAGCCAATGAATCCCAACTGCGGATGATTGAATCTTTAATAAGCATACATCCGACCGAAAACCCCGAAAAATTTTTGTCCGCGAAAAGAATTGAATTTAAACCATTGATAGAAACAATCATCAAAGATTTAGAGCCACATTTACACAAAAATCAGGCAACAGTGAGTAATTTGATAGGAATAGATTTACCATTAGTCATGGTTGATCCAAATCAAATGCAGCAAGTATTTGAAAACTTATTTACATATTCGTTTAAATACAACCCACCTGGATTGAATTTTACACTTAATGCTCAGGTTGAATCTGGGATGATGCGTTGCACTATTGAAGATAACGGCGTAGGTATGACTAAATTAGAATGCGATCGCCTGTTCGATCTTTACATTCGCGATCCACAATCTCGCTGCTCTACAGGTATTGGGATCAAATTATATTTATGCAAACAAATTATTACTGCACACGCTGGAGAAATTGGTGCGATTAGTCGCCCTCAAGCCGGAACAACTATTTGGTTTACATTACCCCTAGCCACTCCATCTAACCCTATCACCAGTTCAAAGTATTAA